The Salvelinus alpinus chromosome 21, SLU_Salpinus.1, whole genome shotgun sequence genome has a segment encoding these proteins:
- the olfcr1 gene encoding olfactory receptor CR1 — protein sequence MSPWFCWLTPAIPLLLPWLGRDWSGMVQATVCSRWDRSVGLDDRGLSQEGEVVIGGLIPFHNLPPAPDLSFSQPLDLQSCVNFQEEPLQWAHALVFAVDEINRNPFLLPGVRLGYRILDSCSLHPWSLRGALSLVSGGNIRSRTSSDCPVPLVIGDASSTQTIILARTLGPLSVPVISYQASCGCLSDRQEFPNFFRTIPSDVYQALTMARLTWLLGWTWVGAIAVDNDYGRLAIQVFEEEIRGTGVCLAFFETINRANLVRDVKRAADTVQASTARVILVFLWYTDMGALLLELGRRNVTDRQFLASEAWSTSGQLLRNPALFNVAQGVVGVAIRSAPIPGFEAHLRSLHPSRRPGDVLLKELWETEFGGAETLEGVQSPFTDTSQLRITYNVYLAVYAAAHALHSLLSCPQRDSPTWGRSFTCSPPHNISPAELLQHLNQVNFTTPLGEPFYFRGADVPAVYDLVNWQATPQGLLKLVTIGRVDGSNLHINQSAIQWNTGSKTVPVSVCSDSCPPGTRVARKKGEPVCCFDCISCAEGEVSNTTGSMQCDRCPLEFWSNSHRTACVPRQLEFLSFNDVMGVTLTTVAVCGAVATVAVFMFFVYHRHTPLVRANNSELSFLLLLSLKLCFLCSLVFIGRPSVWACRIRQAAFGVIFVLCLSCLLVKTIVVLAAFRSARPGAGQLMRWFGPGQQRGSVFLFTTVQVIICAVWLSVSSPLPYRDLGLKGSKVILECEIGSVVGFSLVLGYIGLLASLCLLLAFLARKLPDNFNEAKLITFSMLIFCAVWISFIPAYISSPGKYADAVEIFAILASSFGLLLCIFAPKCYIILLRPERNTKKHMMSK from the exons ATGTCCCCCTGGTTCTGCTGGCTGACACCGGCCATTCCCCTGCTACTGCCCTGGCTGGGCAGGGATTGGTCAGGGATGGTTCAGGCAACTGTGTGTTCACGATGGGATCGTTCGGTTGGTCTGGATGACCGTGGTCTCTCCCAGGAAGGTGAAGTCGTGATCGGGGGTCTCATCCCCTTCCATAACCTCCCTCCTGCTCCAGACCTGAGCTTCAGCCAACCCCTTGACCTGCAGTCCTGTGTCAA TTTCCAAGAAGAACCATTGCAATGGGCACATGCGCTGGTGTTTGCGGTGGACGAGATTAACCGTAACCCCTTCCTGCTGCCGGGGGTCCGGCTGGGCTACCGTATCCTGGACAGCTGTAGTTTGCACCCCTGGAGCCTGCGAGGGGCACTGTCCCTGGTGTCAGGGGGGAACATCAGAT CACGGACATCTAGTGACTGCCCTGTACCTCTGGTCATTGGTGATGCATCGTCCACTCAGACCATCATCCTGGCTAGGACCCTGGGGCCGCTCTCTGTGCCTGTG ATCAGTTACCAGGCCAGCTGTGGCTGTCTCAGTGACAGACAGGAGTTCCCTAACTTCTTCAGGACCATCCCCAGTGATGTCTACCAGGCCCTCACCATGGCCCGGCTCACCTGGCTCTTGGGATGGACCTGGGTCGGGGCTATCGCTGTAGACAATGACTACGGTCGTCTGGCCATACAg GTGTTTGAGGAGGAGATTCGGGGAACGGGGGTGTGCCTGGCGTTCTTTGAGACCATCAACCGGGCCAACCTGGTGAGGGATGTGAAGCGAGCAGCAGACACAGTCCAGGCCTCGACAGCACGGGTGATCCTGGTCTTCCTCTGGTACACTGACATGGGGGCGTTACTCCTGGAGCTGGGGAGGAGAAACGTGACGGACAGGCAGTTCCTGGCCAGTGAGGCATGGAGCACCAGCGGACAACTCCTACGAAACCCCGCCCTCTTTAACGTCGCTCAGGGCGTCGTGGGTGTGGCTATCCGCAGTGCACCTATTCCTGGCTTTGAGGCCCACCTTCGAAGTCTCCACCCCTCTCGTCGTCCCGGAGATGTCCTGTTGAAGGAACTCTGGGAAACAGAGTTTGG TGGGGCAGAGACTCTGGAGGGGGTACAGAGCCCTTTCACAGACACATCCCAGCTGAGAATAACCTATAACGTGTACCTGGCTGTGTATGCTGCAGCCCACGCCCTCCACAGCCTGCTGTCCTGCCCCCAGAGAGACAGCCCTACCTGGGGCAGAAGCTTCACCTGCTCCCCTCCTCACAACATCAGCCCAGCGGAG cTGTTGCAGCACCTGAACCAGGTTAACTTCACCACTCCACTTGGGGAGCCGTTCTACTTCCGAGGCGCGGACGTCCCTGCTGTGTACGACCTTGTGAACTGGCAGGCCACGCCCCAGGGGTTGCTCAAACTTGTCACGATTGGCCGTGTAGACGGGTCCAATCTCCACATCAACCAATCAGCCATCCAGTGGAACACAGGATCTAAAACG GTGCCTGTGTCAGTGTGCAGTGACAGCTGTCCCCCAGGCACCCGTGTAGCCAGGAAGAAGGGGGAGCCTGTCTGCTGCTTCGACTGCATCTCCTGTGCTGAGGGAGAGGTCAGCAACACCACAG GCTCTATGCAATGTGACCGCTGTCCTCTGGAGTTCTGGTCCAACAGCCATCGGACCGCCTGCGTCCCTCGTCAGCTCGAGTTCCTCTCTTTCAACGACGTCATGGGCGTCACCCTGACCACTGTTGCCGTGTGCGGCGCTGTGGCAACAGTGGCTGTGTTTATGTTCTTTGTGTACCACCGCCACACCCCTCTG GTGCGGGCCAACAACTCGGAGCTGAGCTTCCTGCTTCTCCTGTCACTCAAGCTCTGCTTCCTGTGTTCGTTGGTGTTCATTGGGCGTCCCTCTGTGTGGGCGTGTCGGATCCGCCAGGCGGCGTTTGGGGTCATCTTCGTGCTCTGCCTCTCCTGCCTCCTGGTCAAGACCATCGTGGTTCTGGCTGCGTTCCGCTCAGCCAGGCCCGGTGCTGGGCAGCTGATGAGGTGGTTTGGACCCGGTCAGCAGAGAGGGAGTGTCTTCCTCTTTACCACTGTTCAG GTGATCATCTGTGCCGTGTGGCTGTCCGTGAGCTCTCCTCTGCCTTACCGTGACCTAGGCCTCAAGGGGTCAAAGGTCATACTGGAGTGTGAGATTGGCTCTGTGGTTGGCTTCTCTCTGGTGCTGGGCTACATCGGCCTGCtggcctccctctgtctcctcttagCCTTcctggccaggaaactcccagaCAACTTCAACGAGGCCAAGCTCATCACCTTCAGCATGCTGATCTTCTGTGCCGTGTGGATCTCCTTCATCCCTGCCTACATCAGCTCTCCTGGGAAGTACGCAGACGCTGTGGAGATATTCGCCATCTTAGCTTCCAGCTTTGGGTTACTGCTCTGCATCTTCGCGCCAAAGTGTTACATCATCCTTCTGAGACCAGAGAGAAACACCAAGAAACACATGATGTCAAAATAG